The following are from one region of the Apostichopus japonicus isolate 1M-3 chromosome 17, ASM3797524v1, whole genome shotgun sequence genome:
- the LOC139954907 gene encoding sugar transporter SWEET1-like, which translates to MDFLSALSAVATVSTILLFLTGVPICKNISQQGNTKNIPIFPFLSMCVSATFWLKYGILKEDSVIMIVNSTGMVLGMMYLAVYYYFCTNREYVFKMLSYAVLVVFPVLCYVKFYVLDLATAMNHLGFVCSVGTILMYGSPLVSVSQVVRNKSTEYLSFPLCLANFLVSGMWFVYGRMVEDLVMQVPNFIGSLLGLIQVSLFALYPSGGAKKYDMGGSGSII; encoded by the exons ATGGATTTCTTATCAGCCCTCTCAGCAGTCGCCACTGTTTCAACAATTCTCTTGTTTCTAACTGGAGT TCCAATCTGTAAAAATATCAGTCAACAGGGTAACACCAAGAATATAccaatttttccatttttatccATGTGTGTGAG TGCAACCTTTTGGCTGAAGTACGGCATACTCAAAGAAGATAGTGTAATAATGATAGTGAACAGCACTGGAATGGTACTAGGGATGATGTATCTGGCAGTTTACTATTACTTCTGTACTAACAGG GAATACGTCTTTAAGATGTTAAGCTACGCAGTGCTTGTGGTGTTTCCAgttttatgttatgttaaattttATGTACTTGACCTAGCCACAGCCATGAACCACCTTGGATTTGTTTGTAGCGTAGGAACGATCCTGATGTACGGATCTCCGTTAGTGTCTGTT TCTCAAGTCGTTCGTAATAAAAGCACAGAGTACCTTTCGTTTCCATTATGCCTCGCCAACTTCCTGGTATCAGGGATGTGGTTTGTCTACGGACGAATGGTTGAAGATTTAGTTATGCAG GTTCCAAATTTCATCGGTTCCTTGTTGGGTCTAATTCAGGTGTCCTTATTTGCTCTGTATCCTTCTGGAGGTGCCAAGAAATACGACATGGGTGGATCAGGGAGTATAATATGA